The Vibrio sp. SNU_ST1 genome has a segment encoding these proteins:
- the thrS gene encoding threonine--tRNA ligase: MPIITLPDGSQRQFDKPVSTLDVALSIGPGLAKATIAGRVDGERVDACDLIENDASLEIITAKDEVDGLEIVRHSCAHLLGHAVKQLFPEAKMAIGPTIDNGFYYDIDLEHSLTQEDLEKIEKRMKELAKTKYQVVKKKVSWQEARDAFEARGETYKIEILDENVSKDDRPGLYHHEEYIDMCRGPHVPNMSFCQHFTLLNVAGAYWRGNSDNKMLQRIYGTAFHDKKALKAHLVRLEEAAKRDHRKIGKHLDLFHMQQEAPGMVFWHHNGWTIFRELEVFIRQKLTEYDYQEVKGPLMMDRVLWERSGHWDKYAEAMFTTSSENREYAIKPMNCPGHVQIFNQGLKSYRDLPLRMAEFGSCHRNEPSGALHGIMRVRGFTQDDAHVFCTEDQVQQEVKACIEMVYDTYTTFGFENIVVKLSTRPEQRVGSDEMWDRAEADLKQALEAMEIAYEIQEGEGAFYGPKIEFTLHDCLDRAWQCGTVQLDFALPERLGATYVGEDNERHTPVMIHRAILGSLERFIGILIEEYAGFFPTWLAPEQAIVMGITDKQSEYVQEIAKKLQKSGFRVKADLRNEKIGFKIREHTLKRVPFMLVCGDQEMEAGEIAVRTRKGKDLGKFKVDDFISYIQAEVSNRKLNLEE, translated from the coding sequence ATGCCAATTATTACTCTTCCTGACGGTAGTCAGCGTCAATTTGACAAACCTGTATCAACTCTAGATGTTGCCCTATCAATCGGTCCTGGTCTTGCGAAAGCAACTATTGCTGGTCGTGTAGACGGCGAGCGTGTTGATGCTTGTGATCTTATCGAAAACGATGCAAGCCTAGAAATCATCACTGCTAAAGATGAAGTTGATGGCCTTGAGATCGTTCGTCACTCTTGTGCTCACCTTTTAGGCCATGCGGTTAAGCAGCTTTTTCCAGAAGCGAAAATGGCGATCGGTCCTACTATCGATAACGGCTTTTACTACGATATCGACCTTGAGCACTCTCTGACGCAAGAAGATCTTGAAAAGATTGAAAAGCGTATGAAAGAGCTAGCGAAGACCAAGTACCAGGTTGTTAAGAAGAAAGTTAGCTGGCAGGAAGCGCGTGACGCATTCGAAGCTCGCGGCGAGACTTACAAGATTGAAATCTTGGACGAGAACGTTTCTAAAGACGATCGTCCAGGCCTGTACCATCACGAAGAATACATCGATATGTGTCGTGGTCCACACGTGCCTAACATGAGCTTCTGCCAGCACTTCACTCTACTTAACGTAGCGGGTGCTTACTGGCGTGGTAACAGTGACAACAAGATGCTTCAACGTATCTACGGCACTGCATTCCACGACAAGAAGGCGCTTAAAGCCCACCTTGTGCGCCTAGAAGAAGCGGCTAAGCGTGACCACCGTAAAATCGGTAAGCACTTAGATCTATTCCACATGCAGCAAGAAGCACCAGGCATGGTGTTCTGGCATCACAACGGTTGGACTATCTTCCGTGAGCTAGAAGTATTTATTCGTCAGAAGCTGACTGAGTACGATTACCAAGAAGTAAAAGGCCCATTAATGATGGACCGTGTTCTTTGGGAACGTTCTGGTCACTGGGATAAGTACGCTGAAGCGATGTTTACGACTTCTTCAGAGAACCGTGAATACGCGATTAAGCCAATGAACTGTCCTGGTCACGTTCAAATCTTCAACCAAGGTTTGAAATCTTACCGTGATCTACCGCTACGTATGGCTGAGTTCGGCTCATGTCACCGTAACGAGCCGTCTGGCGCACTTCACGGCATTATGCGTGTTCGTGGCTTCACTCAAGATGATGCTCACGTATTCTGTACTGAAGACCAAGTTCAGCAAGAAGTGAAAGCTTGTATTGAAATGGTTTACGATACTTACACAACTTTCGGTTTCGAAAACATTGTTGTTAAGCTATCTACTCGTCCAGAACAACGTGTAGGTTCAGACGAAATGTGGGACCGTGCAGAGGCCGATCTTAAGCAAGCGCTTGAGGCGATGGAGATTGCATACGAGATTCAAGAAGGCGAGGGTGCGTTCTACGGACCTAAGATTGAATTTACTTTGCATGATTGTTTGGACCGTGCATGGCAATGTGGTACAGTGCAGCTCGATTTTGCATTACCAGAACGTTTAGGTGCAACTTACGTTGGTGAAGATAACGAGCGTCATACGCCAGTTATGATCCACCGCGCGATTTTAGGTTCACTAGAACGCTTCATCGGTATTCTTATTGAAGAATACGCTGGCTTCTTCCCGACGTGGTTGGCGCCAGAACAAGCAATTGTTATGGGCATTACAGACAAACAGTCTGAATATGTACAAGAAATTGCGAAAAAACTGCAAAAAAGTGGATTTAGAGTCAAAGCAGACTTGAGAAATGAGAAGATTGGCTTTAAAATCCGCGAACATACTTTGAAACGTGTACCGTTCATGCTTGTGTGTGGTGACCAAGAAATGGAAGCCGGCGAAATTGCAGTACGTACACGTAAAGGTAAGGACCTTGGTAAATTTAAAGTGGATGACTTTATTTCATACATCCAAGCCGAGGTTTCAAACCGTAAGCTCAATCTGGAGGAATAG
- the hutU gene encoding urocanate hydratase, with protein MTEHHNSDPRLDTTREIRAPHGTTLRAKSWLTEAPLRMLMNNLDPDVAEHPHALVVYGGIGRAARDWKCYDKIVEVLERLEDDQTLLVQSGKPVGVFPTHKNAPRVLIANSNLVPHWANWEHFNELDKEGLMMYGQMTAGSWIYIGSQGIVQGTYETFVAIAKKHFQGEANGKWVLTGGLGGMGGAQPLAATMAGFSMIAVECDESRIDYRLRTGYVDKKATSIDEAMAMIKESDTPISVGLLGNAADVYPELVERNITPDVVTDQTSAHDPLNGYLPQGWTMEKAAQERLVDEAKVVKAAKQSMAIQVQAMLDLQYRGAATVDYGNNIRQMALEEGVENAFDFPGFVPAYIRPLFCEGIGPFRWAALSGDPEDIYKTDQKVKELIPDNPHLHNWLDMARERIQFQGLPARICWVGLKGRERLGQAFNEMVKNGELKAPVVIGRDHLDSGSVASPNRETEGMMDGSDAVSDWPLLNALLNTAGGATWVSLHHGGGVGMGFSQHSGMVICCDGSDDASQRIARVLHNDPATGVMRHADAGYDIAKQCAKEQKLDLPMLNEELRRL; from the coding sequence ATGACGGAACACCACAACAGTGACCCTCGTCTCGACACGACTCGCGAAATTCGCGCACCTCATGGCACCACTTTGCGCGCTAAATCTTGGTTAACAGAAGCACCACTGCGTATGTTGATGAATAACCTAGACCCTGATGTGGCAGAACATCCACATGCACTGGTTGTGTATGGCGGTATCGGTCGTGCGGCACGTGATTGGAAATGTTATGACAAGATTGTTGAAGTATTAGAACGTTTAGAAGACGACCAAACATTACTTGTTCAATCTGGTAAACCTGTGGGCGTGTTCCCGACTCATAAGAACGCACCTCGCGTACTGATCGCTAACTCTAACCTTGTTCCTCATTGGGCGAACTGGGAGCACTTCAACGAACTCGATAAAGAAGGCTTGATGATGTACGGCCAAATGACAGCAGGCAGCTGGATTTACATTGGCTCTCAAGGCATAGTTCAAGGTACTTACGAAACCTTTGTCGCTATCGCGAAGAAGCACTTCCAAGGTGAAGCGAATGGCAAGTGGGTTCTAACTGGCGGCCTTGGCGGTATGGGCGGCGCTCAGCCTCTTGCTGCAACTATGGCTGGCTTCTCAATGATCGCGGTTGAATGTGACGAATCACGAATCGACTACCGCTTGCGTACTGGCTATGTCGACAAAAAAGCCACCAGCATTGATGAAGCGATGGCAATGATTAAAGAATCAGACACGCCAATTTCTGTTGGCTTACTTGGTAACGCAGCAGACGTATACCCAGAGCTTGTTGAACGTAATATCACGCCAGACGTAGTGACTGACCAAACTTCTGCACACGATCCACTGAACGGCTACTTGCCACAAGGTTGGACGATGGAGAAAGCGGCTCAAGAACGTTTAGTTGATGAAGCTAAGGTGGTGAAAGCCGCTAAGCAATCAATGGCTATTCAAGTACAAGCGATGCTAGATCTACAATACCGTGGTGCTGCGACCGTAGATTACGGTAACAACATTCGCCAAATGGCACTGGAAGAAGGCGTGGAAAACGCATTTGATTTCCCAGGATTTGTTCCTGCTTATATTCGTCCTCTGTTCTGTGAAGGCATCGGTCCATTCCGTTGGGCTGCCCTATCTGGCGACCCAGAAGACATCTACAAAACAGACCAAAAAGTAAAAGAGCTGATTCCAGACAACCCACACCTGCACAACTGGTTAGATATGGCACGTGAACGCATTCAGTTCCAGGGCCTACCAGCTCGTATTTGTTGGGTTGGTTTGAAAGGTCGTGAACGTTTGGGCCAAGCATTCAATGAAATGGTTAAGAATGGCGAACTTAAAGCACCCGTTGTTATCGGTCGTGACCACCTAGATTCAGGCTCAGTAGCAAGCCCGAACCGTGAAACGGAAGGCATGATGGATGGATCAGATGCTGTATCAGATTGGCCTCTATTGAACGCCCTTCTAAATACTGCAGGCGGCGCAACATGGGTTTCTCTGCACCACGGTGGTGGTGTTGGCATGGGCTTCTCACAACACTCAGGTATGGTGATTTGTTGTGACGGCAGTGACGATGCATCACAACGTATTGCTCGCGTACTTCACAACGACCCAGCAACCGGCGTTATGCGTCATGCTGATGCGGGTTACGATATTGCCAAGCAGTGTGCTAAAGAGCAGAAGCTTGATTTACCAATGCTAAACGAAGAACTTCGTCGCCTTTAA
- the hutH gene encoding histidine ammonia-lyase, which translates to MLNLLLKPGLLGLPELRKISRSPVNLSLDPAAIPDIEASMHVVEQVIAEDRTVYGINTGFGLLANTKIAPEDLEVLQKSIVLSHAAGIGKFMSDETVRLMMVLKINSLSRGYSGIRLKVINALIDLVNAQVYPCVPQKGSVGASGDLAPLAHMSTVLLGEGQARHNGKIITGLEAMQIAGLEPITLAPKEGLALLNGTQASTAFALEGLFAAEDLFASATVCGAMSVEAALGSRRPFDPRIHRVRGHRGQMDAALAYRHMLDQKSEIGESHTCCEKVQDPYSLRCQPQVMGACLQQIRNSAETLNIEANAVSDNPLVFADDGDIISGGNFHAEPVAMAADNLALAIAEIGSLSERRMALLIDSALSKLPPFLVDNGGVNSGFMIAQVTSAALASENKTLAHPASIDSLPTSANQEDHVSMATFAARRLRYMAENTRGILAVEYLAAAQGLDFRAPNLSSPRVEEAKQILRENVSFYDKDRYFAPDIEQANLLLKLSVHNHLMPEGTLSSF; encoded by the coding sequence ATGTTGAATTTATTACTTAAACCAGGACTTCTAGGCCTGCCTGAACTTCGCAAAATTAGCCGTAGCCCTGTGAACTTATCACTCGATCCAGCAGCGATTCCTGATATTGAAGCGAGCATGCACGTTGTCGAACAAGTGATTGCTGAAGATCGCACTGTGTATGGGATCAATACGGGTTTTGGCTTGTTAGCAAATACCAAAATCGCCCCTGAGGATTTAGAAGTACTACAGAAAAGTATCGTGCTTTCTCACGCAGCGGGCATCGGCAAATTCATGTCGGATGAGACTGTACGTTTGATGATGGTGCTGAAGATTAACAGCTTGTCTCGTGGTTACTCGGGTATCCGACTCAAGGTAATCAACGCTCTTATCGATCTAGTAAACGCGCAGGTTTACCCGTGTGTACCACAAAAAGGATCAGTTGGCGCTTCTGGAGACCTCGCTCCTCTTGCACATATGAGTACAGTTCTACTAGGTGAAGGCCAAGCACGCCACAACGGCAAAATCATCACAGGTTTAGAAGCTATGCAGATCGCAGGCTTAGAGCCTATAACGCTAGCACCTAAAGAAGGCTTAGCTCTGTTAAACGGCACACAAGCATCGACAGCATTCGCGTTAGAAGGTCTGTTCGCAGCTGAAGACTTGTTTGCGTCTGCAACCGTGTGTGGTGCGATGTCTGTAGAAGCGGCTCTAGGTAGCCGTCGTCCGTTTGACCCTCGTATACACCGCGTTCGTGGTCACCGAGGCCAGATGGATGCAGCACTTGCTTACCGCCATATGCTTGATCAAAAAAGTGAGATTGGTGAATCACACACTTGCTGTGAAAAGGTTCAAGATCCTTACTCACTGCGTTGTCAGCCTCAAGTAATGGGAGCATGTTTACAGCAAATTCGTAACTCAGCAGAAACTTTAAACATTGAAGCAAATGCTGTATCCGACAACCCACTTGTTTTCGCTGACGATGGCGACATCATTTCAGGTGGTAACTTCCACGCAGAACCTGTCGCAATGGCAGCCGATAACCTTGCATTAGCCATTGCCGAGATCGGTAGCTTGTCAGAGCGTAGAATGGCGTTGTTGATTGATAGCGCGCTAAGCAAACTACCGCCTTTCTTAGTCGATAACGGCGGCGTGAACTCGGGCTTTATGATTGCTCAAGTAACATCAGCAGCATTAGCAAGTGAGAATAAAACCCTGGCTCACCCGGCATCAATAGACAGCCTTCCGACATCAGCAAACCAAGAAGATCACGTATCAATGGCTACCTTTGCCGCTCGTAGACTTAGATACATGGCTGAAAATACCCGTGGGATATTGGCAGTCGAATATTTGGCAGCAGCACAAGGGCTAGACTTCCGCGCTCCGAATCTATCTTCTCCTCGTGTGGAAGAAGCAAAGCAGATTCTGCGTGAGAACGTGAGCTTCTACGATAAAGACCGATATTTTGCACCGGATATTGAACAAGCTAACCTATTACTCAAGTTATCCGTTCATAACCACCTAATGCCAGAAGGTACATTGTCAAGTTTTTAG
- the hutG gene encoding formimidoylglutamase codes for MTQSKSNGIQENVKTVHNFMWAGRNDLEDGSLGTRVHHITKQVQSSDLSNELTDGAIALVGFASDAGVARNKGRVGAKQAPNLIRQALANMAWHSDAHIADLGDIECNDGQLEVSQKQCASVIANALSTNKVITLGGGHEVAWASFQGLAEHLNKIQPERKPKIGIVNFDAHFDLREFESDVADVKPSSGTPFNQISDYCQTHQWPFHYACLGVSAASNTKALFNKADQLGVWYEHDRNMTQVNQVAQLVKLQKFIAECDYLYLTIDLDVFPAATAPGVSAPAARGVSYETLAPFLEQIFKHSEKLIIADIAEYNPDYDIDGQTARLAARLCWDIASAMASD; via the coding sequence ATGACTCAATCTAAATCCAACGGTATTCAAGAGAACGTAAAAACCGTGCATAACTTTATGTGGGCTGGGCGCAATGATCTTGAAGATGGCTCACTCGGCACACGCGTACATCACATTACCAAACAAGTGCAAAGTAGTGATTTAAGCAACGAACTTACTGATGGCGCTATCGCTTTAGTAGGCTTTGCCAGCGATGCAGGTGTGGCAAGAAATAAAGGACGAGTGGGCGCGAAGCAAGCACCCAACCTGATTCGTCAAGCGTTGGCTAATATGGCTTGGCACAGTGACGCTCACATCGCGGACCTTGGTGATATCGAGTGCAATGATGGCCAGCTCGAAGTCAGCCAAAAACAGTGTGCTTCTGTGATTGCCAATGCTCTATCAACTAACAAAGTGATTACCCTTGGCGGTGGTCATGAAGTGGCTTGGGCATCGTTCCAAGGCCTCGCTGAGCACCTAAATAAAATTCAACCAGAGCGCAAACCTAAAATAGGCATCGTTAACTTTGATGCTCACTTTGATCTTCGTGAATTTGAAAGCGACGTCGCCGACGTTAAACCGAGCTCAGGCACGCCTTTTAACCAGATCAGCGATTACTGCCAAACGCATCAATGGCCGTTTCATTACGCTTGTCTTGGCGTTAGCGCGGCCAGTAATACCAAAGCACTGTTCAACAAAGCCGACCAACTGGGCGTTTGGTATGAACACGACCGCAACATGACCCAAGTGAACCAAGTCGCTCAACTGGTTAAGTTGCAAAAATTCATCGCCGAGTGTGATTACCTCTATCTCACCATTGATCTTGATGTTTTCCCCGCAGCCACCGCGCCGGGCGTAAGTGCACCAGCAGCAAGAGGCGTGAGCTATGAAACACTCGCTCCTTTTCTAGAACAGATTTTCAAACACAGTGAAAAACTCATTATCGCGGACATTGCGGAATACAACCCAGACTACGACATCGATGGCCAAACGGCTCGATTAGCGGCACGTTTGTGTTGGGACATAGCCAGTGCAATGGCCAGCGACTAA
- the infC gene encoding translation initiation factor IF-3: protein MRGVREVRLTGADGEAVGVVTIAEAMEAANEAGMDLVEISPNAEPPVCRVMDYGKFLFEKSKAAKEQKKKQKQVQIKEIKFRPGTDIGDYQVKLRNLTGFLEDGNKVKVTIRFRGREMAHQEIGVDVLNRLKVDTEEFAVVESFPTRIEGRQMIMVLAPKKK, encoded by the coding sequence ATTCGTGGCGTTCGTGAAGTGCGTCTAACTGGCGCAGACGGCGAAGCTGTTGGTGTAGTAACAATCGCAGAAGCGATGGAAGCTGCAAATGAAGCTGGTATGGATCTTGTAGAGATCAGCCCTAACGCCGAGCCGCCAGTTTGTCGTGTGATGGACTACGGTAAGTTCCTCTTCGAGAAGAGCAAAGCTGCGAAAGAGCAGAAGAAAAAGCAAAAGCAGGTTCAGATCAAGGAAATTAAATTCCGACCTGGAACTGATATTGGAGACTATCAGGTAAAACTACGCAACCTGACTGGTTTCCTTGAAGACGGCAACAAAGTGAAGGTAACAATTCGCTTCCGTGGCCGCGAAATGGCTCACCAAGAAATCGGTGTTGACGTTCTTAATCGTTTGAAAGTAGATACTGAAGAATTTGCAGTTGTCGAATCTTTCCCAACGAGAATTGAAGGTCGCCAGATGATCATGGTGTTGGCCCCTAAAAAGAAGTAA
- the rpmI gene encoding 50S ribosomal protein L35, whose product MPKMKTNKGAAKRFQKTAGGIKFKHAGKRHILTKRTTKNKRQLRPNSILPKCEVAQVLRMMPYA is encoded by the coding sequence ATGCCTAAGATGAAAACCAACAAAGGTGCTGCTAAGCGTTTCCAGAAAACTGCTGGTGGTATTAAGTTTAAGCACGCTGGTAAACGTCACATCCTGACTAAGCGTACTACTAAGAACAAGCGTCAGCTTCGTCCGAACTCGATCCTTCCTAAATGTGAAGTTGCTCAAGTTCTACGTATGATGCCATACGCTTAA
- a CDS encoding GGDEF domain-containing protein: MELYNNRLRIIFKSLIFIGSIFLLVTGVNAILNDYKLISIIVLSMLASTLFNYFYYLLSDDIEKSCFYLGVNITILCLLLVISGGVKGSGMFWVYPLLSVLIFINPVKKGGCFSFLFVVLVSLFLFSPYRYYDYTFHFSIRFIVSLIATCVVCLVVCYINESLILNLKKSNKDLDEIANVDALTKLFNRTFLYKNIILNDRFDDLLSDNSVVLLIDIDCFKSINDKYGHDVGDEVLRQVSSILKKHTRDADIVSRWGGEEFLVILRDLNINKSYKKAELIRKSIEEHRISFGMFNGSATVSIGVSAVKARLSANQIIKKADERLYLAKNQGRNKVF, translated from the coding sequence ATGGAGCTATATAACAACAGGTTGAGAATTATATTTAAAAGTCTTATCTTTATAGGATCTATATTTTTGTTAGTTACGGGTGTTAATGCTATTTTAAATGACTATAAACTAATATCAATAATAGTTCTCTCTATGTTGGCTTCAACGTTATTTAACTATTTCTATTATTTATTATCTGATGATATTGAAAAGTCTTGTTTTTATTTAGGTGTTAATATTACAATTCTTTGTTTATTACTAGTTATTTCTGGTGGGGTTAAGGGGAGTGGAATGTTTTGGGTTTACCCTCTTTTATCTGTTTTGATATTTATAAATCCAGTAAAGAAGGGGGGATGTTTTTCTTTTTTGTTTGTTGTTCTTGTCAGTTTGTTTTTATTTTCTCCTTATAGATATTATGATTACACTTTTCACTTCTCAATAAGATTTATTGTTTCACTAATTGCCACATGTGTAGTTTGCTTAGTTGTTTGTTATATCAATGAGTCGTTGATATTAAATTTAAAAAAATCAAATAAAGATTTAGATGAAATAGCGAATGTAGACGCCTTAACTAAACTGTTTAATAGGACTTTTTTATATAAGAATATTATTTTAAATGATCGATTTGATGATTTATTATCAGATAATAGCGTTGTTTTATTAATCGATATTGATTGCTTTAAATCAATTAATGATAAATATGGGCATGATGTTGGAGATGAAGTCCTTCGTCAAGTCTCATCTATATTAAAAAAGCACACTCGGGATGCTGATATTGTCTCCCGTTGGGGGGGTGAAGAATTCCTAGTCATTTTACGCGATCTTAACATCAATAAAAGTTATAAAAAAGCAGAATTAATACGGAAATCTATTGAAGAACATCGTATTTCTTTTGGTATGTTTAATGGTTCTGCCACAGTCAGTATTGGAGTATCTGCTGTTAAAGCTAGATTGTCTGCTAATCAGATAATCAAAAAAGCAGATGAACGGCTATATCTAGCAAAAAATCAAGGACGAAATAAAGTATTCTAG
- a CDS encoding sporulation protein, giving the protein MFKKLKASLGIGAAKVDTVLDNIEVFQGGELSGNVHIIGGDVEQQIDLINLVLNTEVKVETEDSTSYETFSLGRIQAVEPFVIQPGETKQVPFRLKLNDETPVTALNAQMNQCHVWVETNLDIGFAIDPKDRDFISVHPLPTVAKIIQGVEASGMAMVKADVEKGFLKGNSFASRSGCYQEIEFRSGGFMNNKEIELSFIVEGSMVHCLAEIDRSMSFRGDQYISFSLPANAADSDIRNAVSRIMSA; this is encoded by the coding sequence ATGTTTAAGAAATTAAAGGCCTCGTTGGGCATCGGTGCAGCAAAAGTTGATACCGTCTTAGATAATATTGAAGTTTTCCAAGGTGGAGAGTTGTCTGGCAATGTTCACATTATTGGCGGCGACGTTGAGCAACAAATCGACCTGATTAACTTGGTTCTCAATACAGAAGTAAAAGTAGAAACGGAAGACAGCACCAGTTACGAAACCTTTTCACTGGGTCGTATTCAAGCTGTAGAGCCTTTCGTTATTCAACCGGGTGAAACCAAGCAAGTCCCATTTCGTCTTAAGCTAAATGATGAAACGCCGGTCACAGCATTGAATGCACAAATGAACCAATGTCATGTGTGGGTTGAAACCAACCTAGATATCGGCTTCGCGATTGATCCTAAAGACCGCGACTTCATCTCCGTACACCCATTGCCAACAGTCGCTAAAATCATCCAAGGTGTGGAAGCATCGGGAATGGCAATGGTGAAAGCTGATGTAGAGAAGGGCTTCTTGAAAGGCAATAGCTTTGCTTCTCGCTCAGGCTGTTACCAAGAGATTGAATTTCGCAGCGGCGGTTTCATGAATAATAAAGAGATAGAGCTGTCATTCATCGTTGAAGGTTCAATGGTTCACTGTCTAGCAGAAATTGACCGCTCAATGAGCTTCCGCGGCGACCAATACATCTCATTCAGCTTGCCTGCCAATGCGGCTGACTCAGACATTCGCAACGCAGTATCAAGAATCATGAGTGCGTAG
- the hutC gene encoding histidine utilization repressor, translating to MSKAPLYLQIKQFIDDNITSGHWPVGYQITTELELTEQFKVSRMTVNKAIRDLVSEGKLIRKPRLGTFVCELDEKAQSPLLDINNIAQEIKDRGQTYTSQVIKHDSIKADESTATRLGVMINAEVFYSEIIHFADNTPIQLEARWVNSLAAPKYLEQDFSTSTPNEYLSKSCPLSAIEHTVEAIIPDSQIRTSLKLSESEPCLLLNRRTWSKERLISFALLYHPGSKYKLSSKILLD from the coding sequence ATGTCGAAAGCGCCGCTCTACCTTCAGATAAAACAGTTCATAGACGACAATATCACCAGTGGTCACTGGCCAGTGGGTTACCAGATAACCACAGAGCTCGAACTCACCGAGCAGTTCAAAGTGAGTCGAATGACAGTGAATAAAGCCATTCGAGATCTGGTGTCTGAAGGCAAGCTCATTAGGAAGCCAAGACTGGGCACTTTTGTTTGTGAACTAGACGAAAAAGCGCAATCTCCCCTGCTTGATATCAATAACATCGCCCAAGAGATCAAAGACCGTGGCCAAACGTATACTAGCCAAGTTATCAAACACGATAGTATCAAGGCTGATGAAAGCACGGCTACACGGTTAGGTGTGATGATTAACGCAGAAGTGTTCTATAGTGAAATCATACACTTTGCCGACAATACACCGATACAATTGGAAGCGCGTTGGGTGAACTCGCTAGCTGCTCCCAAATACCTAGAGCAAGACTTTTCAACCTCTACACCCAACGAATACCTTTCAAAAAGTTGCCCGTTGAGTGCTATCGAACACACGGTTGAAGCCATTATTCCTGACTCTCAAATAAGAACGTCACTAAAGCTTTCTGAATCAGAGCCTTGCCTACTTTTGAATAGAAGAACATGGAGCAAAGAACGCCTAATCAGCTTTGCATTGCTCTACCATCCTGGCTCTAAGTACAAATTAAGCTCCAAGATACTTCTAGATTAA
- the hutI gene encoding imidazolonepropionase: MNLILKNARVVSMSSGANGYQPSSPQDIVIENGKIVSISCSNHEALASELGQPSIDDSLDYVTYDCKNKLVTPGLIDCHTHLVFAGNRANEFEQRLNGVSYTDIAKQGGGILATVTATRAAQESELVEMALPRLDGLLRSGVTSIEVKSGYGLTLDDELKMLRAAKALENHRRIKITTTLLAAHAVPPEYQEQPDSYIDLVCQEIIPKAAEQGLADAVDVFCESIGFNLEQTERVFSAAKEHGLAIKGHTEQLSNMGGSALAAKYGALSVDHVEYLDETGVKALAESGTVATLLPGAFYFLKETQQPPVALLREHNIPMAIATDLNPGTSPFADLTLMMNMSCTLFGTTPEEALRGVTCHAAAAIGESQTKGKIEVGYAADLAIWNIEHPADLSYQVGVPHLHKRIVNGEVCHDSI, translated from the coding sequence ATGAATTTGATCCTCAAAAACGCACGAGTGGTCTCGATGAGCTCGGGAGCCAATGGTTATCAGCCTTCTTCCCCGCAAGATATCGTTATAGAAAACGGTAAGATCGTGTCCATCTCTTGTTCAAACCACGAGGCACTTGCTTCTGAGTTAGGGCAACCAAGCATTGATGATTCTTTGGATTACGTCACCTATGACTGCAAGAACAAGCTAGTAACACCTGGGTTAATTGATTGCCACACTCACCTCGTATTTGCGGGTAATCGGGCCAATGAATTTGAACAGCGTTTGAATGGTGTGTCTTACACCGACATCGCCAAGCAAGGCGGCGGTATTCTAGCGACAGTCACCGCAACACGTGCAGCGCAAGAGTCTGAACTGGTTGAAATGGCTTTGCCTAGACTCGATGGCCTGCTAAGAAGTGGCGTAACCAGCATCGAAGTAAAATCTGGCTATGGTTTAACGCTTGATGATGAACTCAAGATGTTACGCGCGGCGAAAGCGTTGGAGAATCACCGCCGTATTAAGATCACCACCACTCTCCTTGCTGCCCATGCTGTGCCGCCCGAATACCAAGAGCAGCCGGACAGCTATATTGATCTGGTTTGCCAAGAGATCATCCCTAAAGCGGCTGAACAAGGCCTAGCCGATGCGGTTGACGTGTTCTGCGAATCTATCGGCTTCAACCTTGAACAAACCGAACGTGTATTTTCAGCAGCCAAAGAACATGGGCTCGCGATTAAAGGCCACACCGAACAGCTTTCTAATATGGGTGGCAGCGCGCTTGCAGCAAAATACGGCGCACTCTCTGTTGACCATGTTGAGTACCTTGATGAAACTGGAGTCAAGGCACTGGCGGAATCAGGCACAGTTGCCACCTTATTACCGGGTGCTTTCTATTTCTTGAAAGAGACTCAACAGCCGCCCGTCGCCCTACTTCGTGAACACAACATTCCAATGGCGATAGCGACCGACTTAAACCCCGGCACTTCTCCTTTTGCTGACTTAACACTAATGATGAACATGAGCTGCACTCTGTTTGGTACGACGCCTGAAGAAGCGCTACGCGGTGTAACTTGTCATGCTGCGGCAGCCATTGGCGAGTCACAAACCAAAGGTAAAATTGAAGTGGGTTATGCCGCTGATTTGGCTATCTGGAATATCGAGCACCCTGCCGATCTAAGCTATCAAGTCGGTGTTCCTCATCTGCATAAACGCATTGTTAATGGCGAGGTGTGTCATGACTCAATCTAA